The genomic window gctcccggctacAAAATTCTGTTTTGTGACCATTTAACATGAGAGCAACAAACGAAGagcaaacaacaaaatcactgaacgtaaacacaggtcacgtggagacgacctaCCTCCCCACCATAACTCAAGACTGCTccgtgcatcagccccagatttactattATTTCccaaccggggcaatattaagtagtggtgtccagccacacttctgtaaccagaagcgggagaaggtactactcaaggTAGTAAACCCACCACGAGATAGGGCTTCAATCcaaccataattttcatttgttggaggacttaaaatatcaGCAGACGGTGTTCCCTGTGTCTTACCACAGTTCTTTGCACGATATGCAATGCAGCCAGCCAGGTAACAGAATCCTTCTGCAGAGCAGTCACATCCTTCGTTGACAGCAGATTCTTCTGTTGCAGGTTGAAGAGGAAAGTTAATATCTCTTATATCTTTTTTACCATCTATCATTTGCAGTGCTTCGCTCATGTCGGGCAAAATTCCTGTGAACAGATGTGACGTCAAAAATCCATCACATTCATCTGCCTCTACTGTTGTGTCACTTGACAGAGGAATGTCATTAGCATTGTGTCCCAGCAGTAACAGCCGCAATCGATATTTTATTTCTGTTGGAGAAGGGTTCAAATGGAAATGGCCAATTCCTCTGATCTGTGAGAAAAATTTTTCCAGTGCATCCTGGTTCAATCTTGCACTTAAAATATATGTCATTTGTAGTGGCTGAAGGTCTGAAAACAGTCCAAATAATGACCGAACAGTTGTCATAATGCCTTTCTGGAATGGGAGCAAGTGATTTGCATTGCCTACGTGCAGTTTTTCGGCACGTGTATACAGTTCTCtcaatattctttcttgaacatcctTATGTATCCAATAACCACATGATAACGCATTCTTATTGTACCTCCGAGCATTCAGAACATCAAATGCATTGTTtgctaattgaaaaaaaaattgctgcttcctcttcttcaggcattaggtactttatgcctttagctgtggtactcgaaaaaagttgcattgccaaataaaccatttgacgctctctccccttgACACTGAGATGAAGCTGTGACAGTTTAGGACACAACTTCATTTCACTCCTATCTAATGCGAGCAGTCTTTCTACAATAGACTTCTTAACAATTTTTCCCACTTGGAAGCTTTAGTCCGTCATCCAGAAAGTGGTtcctcattaatttaaaaaaatgcggaacatctgaaaacacccagattcgtttcttttcatactgcggattggaaaagcaggaatttgtttctgtcacattaaaatctTTCCACACAGATCGATTTTTTGTTCCAAGGTCGCATACTGTCGCAACAACATCGTAACCAACATCTTGTACAGAGCAGATAATACTGTTTAACTGATCAGCTGTTATTTGtgtgtcaaaatcatagtaaatgggtTGCTTCCATCCAGAAAACAAACCACGTACCACAACAAATAGCACGTTACTGTGTGGCCCTACAACACGATCTTCAACAGGACCATAAGTAATATTGCTATCTAcattcatttcgtcgaatgatagcacacacacacattcagtttTTGTCAATACAGATGAGTGGGCTTTCATTAGTTGCAAAACATGTCAGCACACCAAGAAAGCATCTGAAAGAGAGTGACGTCCATCTCTTAAGTGTTGACAGTCCTGGAAGTGGGAAACcgacctgatttcttaaaaacaaataacacttcctaGATACAGCAAGAAGTGTAACCGCTTTACAAATATCTTCactttgccattttgctcgtttctttccactcaacaagcagtttatctgtgtttttgaaaacaatttgcctTGTATTTGAGTAACTTTCTCCTGCACTTGCTTCTTTTGAcatttttgttgatattttattttctcaccacAAGCTTTCACTTTGAGTTTCAAACACTTCTCACTACACCTGTGGTTTGCACACATAGCTGTCAGTCTGCGGTTCCTGTATTCTAATTCTTCTATACGTTACAGAGTTCGctgatctgtttactatcagtgtcacagtcatctgtcgctgttgactggtctatttttcttttttttggagaCACATAAGCCAGGTGCtcaattgcatttttcattgtctttcttgctTCCAACCTGTCTGCCCTATTCGCAGAAACTGTCATCAGGGCCGGAATTTCCACTAACACTGGGTACACTTCGTGGTATATTTACACTCGGCACTGCGTCTGGTTTAAGGGTTTTCTTCAGTGGTAGATTGAGAAGTTCTGCTGGCAAGTCACGTAGACAATCATCGAATGTGAAATGCAACGTACAAACAGTTGACGTCGCAACATTGAAGCGATCTTTTCAGTTCTTTATCCAGGCCTTCTGCACATTAACGTCTTTTGGGAACGAATGATAAATTATATCCGTGCCTTTTGTCATTCGGCTGTACGACAGACACCCTGTTACAAAACACCCGGGCATCTTAATTCAAAACTTTTACAAAGCACTGCAACAACACcacaaactaaagcaaaacaacaCCTATAGAAAAGCTCTTTTGGCGCCTCGACACAACGTGCCCCTATGCTGACGTAATGCGCAGAACGACGAAATATTCGCCGATCTGCGCAGGCCATTTGGGCCCCCCCTatacgcgactcaactgtgcatgcgcaagagcccgcccgcaactgctcaaacgaatttAATTTAACCcagataggaggatataagatgaacatcaacaaaagcaaaatgaggataatggaatgtagtcgaattaagtcgggtgatgctgagggaattagattaggaaataagacacttaaagtagcaaaggagttttgctatttggggagcaaagtaactgataatggtcgaagtagagaggatataaaatgtagactggcaatggcaaggaaagcgtttctgaagaagaggaatttgttaacatcgagtatagatttaagtgtcaggaagtcatttctgaaagtatttgtatggagtgtagccatgtatggaagtgaaaaatggacgataaatagtttggacaagaggggaatagaagctttcgaaatgtggtgctacagaagaatgctgaagataaggtgggtagatcacataactaatgaggaagtattgaataggattggggagaagagaagtttgtggcacaacttgaccagaagaagggattggttggtaggacatgttctgaggcatcaagggatcaccaatttagtattggagggcagcgtggagggtaaaaatcgtagagggagaccaagagatgaatacactaagcagggatgtaggttgcagtaggtactgggaaatgaagaagcttgcacaggatagagtagcatggagagctgcatcaaaccagtctcaggactgaagaccacaacaacaacaacaacaacaacagtcctgaattatttgttttccaaaattgatttatatcttatctacattcattcgcaaggttgtaaggaagaaagtaaaaacaattttgagtatttatttttatttagtattttcaaaaatgggcgtccttccagaaggacttcaggacaataagggaacatgtttttaacgtaTATGATATTGCACAGttaacttgttttggtttttatactttcaaataaacataaataaatttgaattatgggctaaaacagctaataaatacaaaaaaaaaaaaaaaagaaaataacctatacacatattttatgcactagtatgataagacaagaagcaacaaacatgaagtggttcgtcacattttacgcaCATAGTAGTAGTATTTTTGTGGCAACATCGACATTTCAGCTGCtccttcttttttgttatctcgtccgttggtaattcagcaacataatgttctcttccatcaaatctagaatctagttttgccctcttactaaaatgtcctctgctggtagtgactcttttgttactttcaagaattgcagtgacaattcgacgacgaAATGTCGGATGATCTATTGGTTcttcgttgtgcttgtaaagatcccaggcattttgGTCTGAAAcgtctataaaatgtgcaatgatcgggaaataccactttttccctcttatagagcatctatatagggatacattttggtcagctcgatctatgcctcccatatgagtattgtaggagtgtaataagttaggttgaggcacactaatccttttcttttgttccctggaaaatcttgctacagagTGTAATGGTTGCACTCTGTCAACGTTGATGGCTACAGCAACAACATTATTGTCattccaacgtacaatggaaatcccggatgctgagtcagaacaaatttcatatgatcctctattttcttttatcattttatctacagatgATAGAGTACAATTCGTAACTCcgtttcctcttattgttcctgttgcttccatGCCCCTCTCTTTTATGTCATGTAGTAGTTCAACACTGGTAAAGAGGTTATCAAAGTATATTCGATATGGCACAGGTGGAGGTAACTGGTCAACATAAGTCATTACCACACCGTGCCCCATACCTTCTGTTTCATTATCCTTAGTACATGAGCCAGCTCCTTGGTAGGGTTCGAGCCAAATAATATATCCACCACTTGTGCCTCCACACCAAAATTTGAATCCACATCGGATTGGTTTCCCTTTTATGAATTGTTTGCACCCATGACTTCCAAGGTATGGGACCATCGATTCATCGACAGAATGATGCTGCATGTGAGGCGCAAGTTGTTTGAATCTATCATTCAGCATACACAGTAATGGGCGGATTTTCCCGCAACGGTCTGATTTATCTACATTGTCAttgttgcatacatgcaaattggaAAATATAAAGTCAAATCGATCTCTGGGCATTGCATTTGTTACGAGGTCATTGTGACTGTCTTTATCTGATTGCCAGTACTTCTTTCTGCGTAACACTGTTACATATCCACTTAGCAGAAGTATTGCAATAAACACCAACATCTCTTCTTCTGAACAATCACCTAGTGTATTTCTCTTTGCTGCGTACTGATTTGTGTAAGTGACCATCATTTGAAGCACTTCATTAtcaaaaaactgttggaaatattcaAGCGTTGTTCGCCCTTTCTTCATTGCAACTGTGAAGATTAGTGACCATACAGGTGTTGGATTAACTATTTCACCACTTTTCCAGTTATATTTCTTGAGGTTTAGACCTTTATTCTTCGATAGCCTTGCTGGtttgtttgtggttgttgttgctGATTTGTACTGCTGGAGGGACCTGGAACACATCAGAGGTAAAGGATTGTTTCCTCGTTGCATTCACAGCATTCTACCATTGGTAGAAATGGCCAAATCACAAAGCTCAGTAGCATTGAGCTGACTCgctggtaatttatctacacttggattttcttcagcacccgaaTATTCATCTGATACTTCATCAGTTGAATTTTGAGGAGGGTataatgttacattcacaccagtattaggtatttcctcatcttttgattctaaaGTGTCCAAAAGTTCTatcagtgtacatcgttttctgtgaatacaaaatgacaacatattaccctgacgtccttctggaaggacggttgaaaacattattgaattacaactgacaaaaactttcaatcataatatgaacccataaataatatacgttaattctttaagatattatatgacaagtttcagaattattgacgcaatatgaaagaaaacaTACATACCgatcgatgacaaggtcagtcagttcaTCCATGGGAAAATCGGCCCTATTTTgaagacacagtttctcactctctatgaacgacagcgtcaaactGAGTGTCGCAGCAcgcaact from Schistocerca nitens isolate TAMUIC-IGC-003100 chromosome 5, iqSchNite1.1, whole genome shotgun sequence includes these protein-coding regions:
- the LOC126260559 gene encoding piggyBac transposable element-derived protein 3-like yields the protein MQRGNNPLPLMCSRSLQQYKSATTTTNKPARLSKNKGLNLKKYNWKSGEIVNPTPVWSLIFTVAMKKGRTTLEYFQQFFDNEVLQMMVTYTNQYAAKRNTLGDCSEEEMLVFIAILLLSGYVTVLRRKKYWQSDKDSHNDLVTNAMPRDRFDFIFSNLHVCNNDNVDKSDRCGKIRPLLCMLNDRFKQLAPHMQHHSVDESMVPYLGSHGCKQFIKGKPIRCGFKFWCGGTSGGYIIWLEPYQGAGSCTKDNETEGMGHGVVMTYVDQLPPPVPYRIYFDNLFTSVELLHDIKERGMEATGTIRGNGVTNCTLSSVDKMIKENRGSYEICSDSASGISIVRWNDNNVVAVAINVDRVQPLHSVARFSREQKKRISVPQPNLLHSYNTHMGGIDRADQNVSLYRCSIRGKKWYFPIIAHFIDVSDQNAWDLYKHNEEPIDHPTFRRRIVTAILESNKRVTTSRGHFSKRAKLDSRFDGREHYVAELPTDEITKKKEQLKCRCCHKNTTTMCVKCDEPLHVCCFLSYHTSA